A genomic region of Metopolophium dirhodum isolate CAU chromosome 1, ASM1992520v1, whole genome shotgun sequence contains the following coding sequences:
- the LOC132948070 gene encoding uncharacterized protein LOC132948070, with protein sequence MSESLSNLATNLAEDKTRFREINHHFPLENIDLVIRKGVLPYEYVDCNSKLKDTSLPPRIKFYNSLTDDHISKKDYMHAYASYYLTAPGFAFDAMLSFTGVKLERLTDYLMLLMMENGIRGGVCQSVRRYARANLPDVDGINYNKKKPHIYLAYFDCVNLYGKSMLASLPYNNFEWYNDLTLDVTTIDDDAPIGYILEVDVDYPEKLHDIHSDLPFLPHNSCPPNSKIIKLLTTLNNKSNYVVHYRLLKQAIHNGLKVVKVHKIIKFDQSKWLAPYVDKCTSMRVLAKNKFEYEFWKLLVNSVYGKCMENPRKRLDIKLVSDDRKAHRLMRKPNFIDRTIYSNELMSLHFQKEKIKFDKPIYVGFSILDISKTYIYNFHYDVMKNKYGKKISLLYTDTDSLIYRIKTNNYFNDLKFDLLSHFDTSNFPISHFCYSDKHKNTPGYFKDELKSEIMTQFVTLRPKLYAYTIFYQSSVYKIPHIWMHKMVNLVKLMHTVILTQYRQQNIMFIPKQPEK encoded by the exons ATGTCAGAATCACTCTCTAATTTAGCTACTAATTTAGCCGAAGATAAAACAAGATTCCGTGAAATTAACCATCATTTTCCTTTAGAAAACATTGATTTAGTTATTCGGAAAGGTGTACTTCCATATGAGTATGTAGACTGCAACTCAAAACTTAAAGATACCTCATTACCAcctagaattaaattttataattcgttAACAGATgatcatatttcaaaaaaagatTACATGCATGCAT acGCCTCTTATTATTTGACAGCACCTGGTTTTGCGTTTGACGCAATGTTAAGTTTTACTGGAGTTAAACTTGAGAGATTAACAGATTATTTGATGTTACTCATGATGGAGAATGGAATAAGAGGAGGGGTATGCCAATCTGTAAGACGCTATGCCAGAGCTAATCTACCAGATGTTGATGggattaattataacaaaaaaaaaccacacatttaTTTGGCATATTTTGATTGTGTAAATTTATACGGCAAATCAATGCTTGCAAGTTTACCATACAACAATTTTGAATGGTATAATGATTTGACATTAGACGTTACTACTATAGATGACGATGCACCTATTGGTTATATACTGGAAGTGGATGTGGATTACCCcgaaaaattacatgatattCATAGCGATTTACCTTTTTTGCCACACAATAGTTGTCCACCTAATTCTAAGATTATTAAACTGCTgacaactttaaataataaatcaaattatgtcGTTCATTATAGATTGTTAAAGCAGGCAATTCACAACGGATTAAAAGTTgtaaaagttcataaaataattaagtttgatCAATCAAAATGGTTAGCCCCTTATGTTGATAAATGCACTAGTATGAGGGTCTTGGCAAAAAACAAGTTTGAATATGAATTTTGGAAATTACTCGTGAATAGTGTCTATGGGAAATGTATGGAGAATCCGCGTAAAAGATTGGATATAAAGTTGGTATCAGATGATCGAAAAGCTCATAGGCTAATGAGAAAACCTAATTTCATAGATAGAACTATATATAGCAATGAGTTAATgtctttacattttcaaaaagaaaagattaaatttgataaaccaATCTACGTGGGATTTTCTATTTTAGATATATCgaaaacctatatttataatttccattatgacgtaatgaaaaataaatacggaaaaaaaatatcactattATACACTGATACCGATTcattaatatatcgtattaaaacaaataattattttaatgatttaaaatttgatttattgagTCATTTTGATACTTCTAATTTTCCAATTAGTCACTTTTGTTACAGTGATAAACATAAGAACACCCCAGGATATTTTAAAGACGAATTGAAGAGTGAAATTATGACGCAATTTGTAACGCTAAGACCCaaattatatgcttataca atattttatcaaaGTTCAGTATACAAAATTCCTCACATTTGGATGCACAAAATGGTGAATCTAGTCAAATTAATGCATACTGTGATATTAACTCAATACAGGCAACAAAACATAATGTTTATTCCAAAACAACCAGAAAAATAG
- the LOC132935531 gene encoding uncharacterized protein LOC132935531 isoform X3 translates to MSDMSVQNSADEEINDHYSYRKNVQMQNSKKPKITMKAKPKKQKLIMVNTSDQNSDDEEIDVCAPFQSHLLKLEQEYNGLTTMVNENCIRVKKSDGGNFCIKIPEIKTASDYLVIQKYKTSDMEKVESKDRWKTSTFNAKTMLNEKDKADNTILSAFNNLQDLLMDKFMCNNNKKIESYK, encoded by the exons ATGTCCGACATGAGTGTACAAAATTCGGCCGATGAAGAAATCAat gaTCATTATTCATATCGAAAAAATGTGCAAATGCAGAATTCTAAAAAACCCAAAATCACTATGAAagctaaaccaaaaaaacagaaattaataatgGTCAACACAAGCGATCAAAATTCAGATGATGAAGAAATTGATGTATGTGcaccg tttCAGTCGCATTTATTAAAACTGGAACAAGAATATAATGGTTTAACAACTATGGTTAATGAAAACTGCATACGCGTAAAAAAATCAGATGGTGGaaatttttgtatcaaaatacCCGAAATCAAAACAGCAAGTGATTATTTggttattcaaaaatacaaaacatcgGACATGGAAAAAGTAGAGTCAAAAGAcag atGGAAAACCTCAACGTTCAACGCAAAAACTATGCTGAACGAAAAAGATAAAGctgacaatacaatattatcggcatttaataatttgcaagatttattaatggataaatttatgtgtaacaacaacaaaaaaattgaatcttataaataa
- the LOC132935531 gene encoding uncharacterized protein LOC132935531 isoform X1 yields the protein MSDMSVQNSADEEINDHYSYRKNVQMQNSKKPKITMKAKPKKQKLIMVNTSDQNSDDEEIDVCAPELYNHRKNEQMQNSKKPETVIKPKPKKQKFQSHLLKLEQEYNGLTTMVNENCIRVKKSDGGNFCIKIPEIKTASDYLVIQKYKTSDMEKVESKDRWKTSTFNAKTMLNEKDKADNTILSAFNNLQDLLMDKFMCNNNKKIESYK from the exons ATGTCCGACATGAGTGTACAAAATTCGGCCGATGAAGAAATCAat gaTCATTATTCATATCGAAAAAATGTGCAAATGCAGAATTCTAAAAAACCCAAAATCACTATGAAagctaaaccaaaaaaacagaaattaataatgGTCAACACAAGCGATCAAAATTCAGATGATGAAGAAATTGATGTATGTGcaccg GAACTTTATAATCATCGGAAAAATGAGCAAATGCAGAATTCTAAAAAACCTGAAACCGTTAtaaaacctaaaccaaaaaaacagaaa tttCAGTCGCATTTATTAAAACTGGAACAAGAATATAATGGTTTAACAACTATGGTTAATGAAAACTGCATACGCGTAAAAAAATCAGATGGTGGaaatttttgtatcaaaatacCCGAAATCAAAACAGCAAGTGATTATTTggttattcaaaaatacaaaacatcgGACATGGAAAAAGTAGAGTCAAAAGAcag atGGAAAACCTCAACGTTCAACGCAAAAACTATGCTGAACGAAAAAGATAAAGctgacaatacaatattatcggcatttaataatttgcaagatttattaatggataaatttatgtgtaacaacaacaaaaaaattgaatcttataaataa
- the LOC132935531 gene encoding uncharacterized protein LOC132935531 isoform X4 has translation MSDMSVQNSADEEINDHYSYRKNVQMQNSKKPKITMKAKPKKQKLIMVNTSDQNSDDEEIDFQSHLLKLEQEYNGLTTMVNENCIRVKKSDGGNFCIKIPEIKTASDYLVIQKYKTSDMEKVESKDRWKTSTFNAKTMLNEKDKADNTILSAFNNLQDLLMDKFMCNNNKKIESYK, from the exons ATGTCCGACATGAGTGTACAAAATTCGGCCGATGAAGAAATCAat gaTCATTATTCATATCGAAAAAATGTGCAAATGCAGAATTCTAAAAAACCCAAAATCACTATGAAagctaaaccaaaaaaacagaaattaataatgGTCAACACAAGCGATCAAAATTCAGATGATGAAGAAATTGAT tttCAGTCGCATTTATTAAAACTGGAACAAGAATATAATGGTTTAACAACTATGGTTAATGAAAACTGCATACGCGTAAAAAAATCAGATGGTGGaaatttttgtatcaaaatacCCGAAATCAAAACAGCAAGTGATTATTTggttattcaaaaatacaaaacatcgGACATGGAAAAAGTAGAGTCAAAAGAcag atGGAAAACCTCAACGTTCAACGCAAAAACTATGCTGAACGAAAAAGATAAAGctgacaatacaatattatcggcatttaataatttgcaagatttattaatggataaatttatgtgtaacaacaacaaaaaaattgaatcttataaataa
- the LOC132935531 gene encoding uncharacterized protein LOC132935531 isoform X2 encodes MSDMSVQNSADEEINDHYSYRKNVQMQNSKKPKITMKAKPKKQKLIMVNTSDQNSDDEEIDELYNHRKNEQMQNSKKPETVIKPKPKKQKFQSHLLKLEQEYNGLTTMVNENCIRVKKSDGGNFCIKIPEIKTASDYLVIQKYKTSDMEKVESKDRWKTSTFNAKTMLNEKDKADNTILSAFNNLQDLLMDKFMCNNNKKIESYK; translated from the exons ATGTCCGACATGAGTGTACAAAATTCGGCCGATGAAGAAATCAat gaTCATTATTCATATCGAAAAAATGTGCAAATGCAGAATTCTAAAAAACCCAAAATCACTATGAAagctaaaccaaaaaaacagaaattaataatgGTCAACACAAGCGATCAAAATTCAGATGATGAAGAAATTGAT GAACTTTATAATCATCGGAAAAATGAGCAAATGCAGAATTCTAAAAAACCTGAAACCGTTAtaaaacctaaaccaaaaaaacagaaa tttCAGTCGCATTTATTAAAACTGGAACAAGAATATAATGGTTTAACAACTATGGTTAATGAAAACTGCATACGCGTAAAAAAATCAGATGGTGGaaatttttgtatcaaaatacCCGAAATCAAAACAGCAAGTGATTATTTggttattcaaaaatacaaaacatcgGACATGGAAAAAGTAGAGTCAAAAGAcag atGGAAAACCTCAACGTTCAACGCAAAAACTATGCTGAACGAAAAAGATAAAGctgacaatacaatattatcggcatttaataatttgcaagatttattaatggataaatttatgtgtaacaacaacaaaaaaattgaatcttataaataa